A stretch of Myxococcus hansupus DNA encodes these proteins:
- a CDS encoding GAF domain-containing sensor histidine kinase has translation MNSPPPPNPHIRNTAPLTADVESVGRIAAIQSVLRVLTQTTGLRLAVVARVTEDNWTCCAVLDEMNFGLKPGDTLAITTTFCNTVRSTLAPLRITHASQDPRFKDHPAPRLYGVESYIAVPLYRRNGDYFGVLCALDANPITLPESHLEVFRHLGDLVGHQLEQEDALKERDARLLTEREATLLREQLIGIVSHDLRNPLNVITLSAHRLMQRPEPLDDGVRRGLNRILGASDRAHRLIRDLLDFTYVRTGRPIPTHPTPVDLHALTRQAVEEVQTPDGNRIAEVTCDGDPHGTWDPDRITQALTNLLTNAQQYSPPDSPIRVTVRGEPHQVILSVSNAGEPIPIALLPTLFEPMTRGTTAGVERRSVGLGLFIVDQIARAHGGQVDVASTKEAGTTFRVHLPRTPAPPSR, from the coding sequence ATGAACAGCCCCCCGCCGCCGAACCCCCACATCCGCAACACCGCCCCGCTCACCGCGGACGTCGAGTCGGTGGGTCGCATCGCCGCCATCCAGTCGGTCCTCCGGGTGCTGACGCAGACGACAGGGCTGCGCCTGGCCGTCGTCGCCCGCGTCACCGAGGACAACTGGACCTGCTGCGCCGTGCTGGATGAGATGAACTTCGGCCTGAAGCCGGGCGACACGCTGGCCATCACCACCACGTTCTGCAACACGGTGCGCAGCACCCTGGCGCCGCTGCGAATCACCCACGCGAGCCAGGACCCGCGCTTCAAGGACCACCCCGCCCCCCGGCTCTATGGCGTGGAGAGCTACATCGCGGTGCCGCTGTACCGGAGGAACGGGGATTACTTCGGGGTGCTGTGCGCCCTGGATGCCAACCCCATCACCCTGCCCGAAAGCCATCTCGAGGTCTTCCGCCACCTGGGAGACCTGGTGGGCCATCAGTTGGAGCAGGAGGACGCGCTGAAGGAACGAGACGCGCGCCTGCTGACTGAACGCGAAGCGACGCTGCTGCGCGAGCAGTTGATTGGCATTGTCAGTCACGACCTGCGCAACCCGCTCAACGTCATCACGCTGTCCGCGCACCGGCTGATGCAACGGCCCGAGCCGCTGGACGACGGCGTCCGGCGAGGTCTCAATCGCATCCTCGGCGCCTCGGACCGGGCCCACCGGCTCATCCGCGACCTGCTGGATTTCACCTATGTCCGCACCGGGCGGCCCATTCCCACCCATCCGACGCCCGTGGACCTGCATGCGCTGACCCGACAAGCCGTGGAGGAAGTCCAGACCCCGGACGGAAACCGCATCGCGGAGGTGACCTGTGACGGTGACCCCCACGGCACATGGGACCCGGACCGCATCACCCAGGCACTCACCAACCTGTTGACCAACGCCCAGCAATACAGCCCGCCCGACTCCCCCATCCGCGTGACGGTGCGGGGCGAGCCGCACCAGGTCATCCTGAGTGTGAGCAACGCGGGCGAGCCCATCCCCATCGCGCTCTTGCCCACCCTCTTCGAGCCGATGACCCGCGGAACCACCGCCGGCGTCGAACGCCGCAGCGTGGGCCTGGGGCTGTTCATCGTGGACCAGATTGCCCGCGCCCATGGGGGCCAGGTGGACGTGGCCTCCACGAAGGAGGCGGGCACCACGTTCCGTGTCCACCTGCCCCGGACGCCAGCGCCGCCCTCCCGCTGA
- a CDS encoding DUF6585 family protein, translating to MRLPKPIQDASEAPLKNFHTRVFPKPTLYWLAAGGVLIYLVLAAFLSFGGIYLLPADFIKGMFRSHFGPVFMLLGVPCGLYFIFWRASDFIAWMLAPKVLEVGSEGLRAGTTRIAWRNVSAITPVKNHDRLVLKHRGGTYRLRLNLWDDADSLYEYVTDHVVEVLLTGVHRQVAAGKQVPFGPLSLSNAGLTHKKRLMRWDDIENIRFQDEFDQGVSTRELIITADGRSIKVDEARIVNAPVLLAFLSQRLAA from the coding sequence ATGCGGCTCCCGAAGCCGATCCAGGACGCCTCGGAGGCTCCGCTGAAGAACTTTCACACCCGGGTTTTTCCCAAGCCCACCCTGTATTGGCTCGCCGCTGGCGGCGTCCTCATCTACCTGGTGCTCGCGGCGTTTCTTTCGTTCGGGGGCATCTACCTGCTGCCGGCGGACTTCATCAAGGGCATGTTCCGGTCCCACTTCGGGCCCGTGTTCATGCTGCTCGGCGTCCCCTGCGGGCTCTACTTCATCTTCTGGCGCGCCAGCGACTTCATCGCCTGGATGCTGGCGCCCAAGGTCCTGGAGGTGGGCTCGGAAGGGCTGCGCGCCGGCACCACGCGCATCGCGTGGCGGAACGTGAGCGCCATCACCCCGGTGAAGAACCACGACCGGCTCGTGTTGAAGCACCGCGGGGGCACCTATCGGCTGCGGTTGAACCTGTGGGACGACGCGGACTCGCTGTACGAATACGTGACGGACCACGTCGTCGAGGTCCTGCTCACGGGCGTGCACCGCCAGGTCGCCGCGGGCAAGCAGGTGCCGTTCGGTCCGCTCTCCCTCAGCAACGCGGGGCTGACCCACAAGAAGCGGCTGATGCGCTGGGACGACATCGAAAACATCCGCTTCCAGGATGAGTTCGACCAGGGCGTCTCCACCCGCGAGCTGATCATCACCGCGGACGGCAGGTCCATCAAGGTGGATGAGGCCCGCATCGTCAACGCCCCCGTCCTCCTGGCCTTCTTGTCCCAGCGGCTGGCCGCCTGA